Genomic window (Phacochoerus africanus isolate WHEZ1 chromosome 1, ROS_Pafr_v1, whole genome shotgun sequence):
cttattcatttattcagttaatTCTTACCATCTTCTTAATACCGTGATCATGTAGTCCATCCTGCCCCCttcatgaggaaactgaggtcacaAAGGTGGTTAGAGACAGGGCTGGAAACAAAGCCCAGATGTTCTCTATCCAGGACACTTCACCCCCACAGTGCTGTTAAATATTCCCACGTAGCTGCACTCAGGTGATGAAATAGGAGAGCATCTGTGTACTGCATGTGACTTGcatataattcatataataaagataaaatgcaaACCCCTTTGCCAGCCATTTCTTTATTACTCTAAATGCCACAACTTAGAGCAGGTTCAGTGTTAGGGCTAATAACTTCAGAATTAGTTTGGGAATTTTGCAAATAAATCTTTTCCCCACCTATTCTTAGTCcttacaatttaaatatttcagtcgTGTCTTTTCTCAAATATTGCCTTTACAGATTAAAATCCTATAAATTGCACTGACCCCTAAGGAAGATGATCTCATCCCTACCCTTTGAGTATTATTCTAGTTTCCTATCcacttgaaacaaacaaaaaggacttTAGTCcaactccccttcctcctccagctttatccctatcaaaatgaaaacccCAATCTCAGGGTGGCTACCTTAATAAAGGATTTGTTTTGGGGGGAACCGAAAGCATGTAGTTCATGTCAATGTGAAATTCATTTTCTGAggtgtctcttctcttcctttaaaCAATGCTGATTATTGCTGAACTTAGTGATAGTTGAGGAGGTTGACTGGAGCACATGTGAGCAGAGGGGAACAGCTGCTCTTGCCAGCTGCCTTTTCCTCTGCATAGACATAAATACTGCCCAAGGAGCCTCTACAGGGCAAGACACAGAGAACTCATCTGAGGTTGCTGCAAAGAGACTCTTTCTGACATTTTTGCTTAGTCAATTCATCTATATACACCTGGACCAAGGGCTGCTGAGTCCTTAGCTCAGTGACTAAGAGCAAGGATCCCAAACCCCAGcaaactgggttcaaatcctgattctGCCACCTGGCTTTTCAGCTTTTAACattaggcaagttacttacccTTACTGTCTTTAGCTTCCTCACCTTTAGATGGAGTTTCTTTATAGGgtctttgagaattaaatgaattaaatattactAGGAATCATTCCAGCAACAATATGGATCAAGTTCCTATTCCATTCTAATTACCTTGAACAAGATAAAAATGGCGCCATGCTTCATTTAGAGTATTTTTTCACACTAGGAACCCTGACCCATTTAAGGGTTGTAAAGTCAATGGTGAAGTGTgaccacattcattcatttaaatgagTTAGGATTTTACAACATAAGAGTTTTATGaaactttttgatatttttatatgtaggtGTGGCCTGGATCTTGATATAAAATGGATATCTTAAGTCTAGTAAAGAAGATAAGAGTTAAATAGCAACCTCAATATGGGAAAGTCACTTGATCTCCTTCACTCAGGTAGAATCAAGGAAGCCGTTCTAGAGGAAGTGACACTGAAACTGAGACTTATAGGAGGAGTAGAACTTAACAGAAAGAAGTTGGGGGAGACTGGGGAGAAAGCagcttttttaagggccatgagGAACCTTGGGGCCaggtggggttgggggcgggTGGGAGGTGGATAACAAAGCCAGGAGAGACTTGCTGAGATCTGAATTTTAGAAAGGTACTCTGGCTTCTTGCAGAGAATGGGCAGAGATAGTAGGGAGACTGTTTAGTAATTTCAGAACACAGTTGTCTAGACTAGGGTGGCAGGGGCTATAGGTATGGAGAGGGACAGGGCCCTCATGATTGATGGGGGAAGGTGGTTGTCTGGGATGACACCCACCTGACTCACATCTCTGAGATCTAATTTACAGAGGTTGCAGGGGACAAATCTAACTCTATAAGCCCCAAGCCCCTGACTTGAGGAACTGTTCCTGTAAACAGGAAGACAGGGCCTTTCAATCACTTTGCAAATCATCTCTCCATCCCGCTGGACATATCAGTAGATATGTTGCTGGCCTAGCAATTGGCAGGGCTTCCTGTTTCAAAGTGGGATGGTTCTTGGCAAGAGATGGAAGACTGGAGACAGAATGCAAACTGCACTAGCCAGGCACCTTacatgaagagaaaagaaaaaaaggaaacctggTACTTTCCCATCTGAGCCAGACTATCTggtcagaaaataatttaaaaggacaGATAATTCAAAGATGTTCTATTTGGCTTTGAAATACCATGCATTTTTGGCAGTGGATTTACCTTCCAAATGTTTTTTCTAAGGCCTCATTTTGCATTCCCTGAACACAGACCATCTGAGCAGCAGGGGGCCGAGCCGGAGCCCTGGAGGGAGTCTGGATGGGCTGAGGTGGTCCTGATGCTTGAAAATTGGACAGAGACCACAACTCTCCCTTATCACCCCAGTTGATCTATACTTGTCTACCTGTGTTTTGCCAGAGCagggagctgttttttttttttttttttttttctgacctaaGCCTTGCCAAGTCACATGGCAACTTGAAAAGCAGCTGATCAGTTCTCAGCACACAACGCTTTCTACCCACATCTTTGAACACTCATAGAGCCACCTCCACTCCATAGAGAGGGCAGCCAGCTGACCCAGGGCTCCACAGCAACTTCAAAATCAAACCATATTTGGAGCACGAGGCAGGCTGTTTACAGATGCTGCCATGAAAGACATTTTAAGTTATAGTCAGTCTTGTTTTACAGAAAAGCTGTAAAGGGGCCAGACTAGAAGGCCCTTTTTCCTGTTATTCATAAGATAGCTGCTTCCAGACAAGTTAAAAGATTAGTTTATCTTCACTGGCACAGGCCTACCTAAGAGAGGAAAGAGTTGTACTTTGCTGAAATCACTTAAACAAAGTGTCTCTCCCAATTAGGACCTAGAAGAAATATCAGGGTGGCAGCCACTCCCTACTAAAGAATTCCAAGCATTCCCCTGTTCCTCCATCAGGAGGGTGCCAAGCCAGGGCAGTGGCCTGGTCCAGACTCCAATTCACTGTTAATAATTAGTAACAGGCCCAAATCTGGAAATTCAGGGAAACTGGTTTTCCTCAATCTACAGCACAAGTAAgcactgactttaaaaaaaaacaaaacaaaacaaaaattgtttctgcattattgagataaaattgacatacaaattataagatatttaaagtgcacaCGATGGTGGttttatatataactatataaatgtTGTGAAAGGGTTCCTCCCATCCAGttacatccatcacctcacatgtttatctttttttgtgtgtgtaggagaacatttaagttctaagTGCTGTTTTTCATAAACAGTGATGAGGGCATTTCCTATTTCCCTAGAGTTGGAAGGTCTTATTTCACTGGAAGGTCTTAAAAAGTGCTCTGTGACCCTTCTCAGTTTTCCAAGTGTTGGTATTTTTCACTTCGTGGAGACTTGTTCCTAAAAAGGATGAGATGCCAAACTAAGGCAGTTGTtgtgggggtttgttttgttttgttattgtctttttagggacgcacccaaggcctatgaaggttcccaggctagggttgaatcctatgccacagcaataccaaatcccaCCCCTgactgcgacctatgccacagctcatggcaacactggatccttaacccactgaacgaggccagggatcgaacctgtgtcctcatggatactagtcagattcgttacccctgagccatgacaggaactccagtggttGTGTTTTGGAAGTCACTGTGTTTCTTTGACTCTGTTTCCTGAAAAATTTAAGGAAGCCAAGCCAGTGCCAGAAACATGTGACCTGACCCCACCTCTTCCCCTCCTTTAATGTCCCCTTGACTGGAGGTGGCCAAAGGGGACTTTGGAGGCTCACCCAAACCTTTAGAACAGATTCCCCACCTCCATGCCAGATAGCATTCCCATCTCACACTTAACCCTCCACTTCCCATACATGCACCTCTAACAGGTCCGTCTCAGCACGTGCCATATACCCGCCAGGGGAAAGAAAATTGGAGCTAAAGCAACAGGTTCCACACACAGCCTGAACTTAGAAGGGAGAGCCGGCCAGGCCAGGCGGCTggagctggggggtggagggagaggaagcGGCGAGGAGGAAGATGGAAGGGAAGTGATGGTGCATGATCATTGAGGACACGTCACTCGCGCTCCCACACGGgcttgtgtatgtgtgcatgttgGTGGGTAGGCAGGTCCCGCAAGGGGTCACTCGGGGACTTCCGCGTGGGTTTAGGAAGCACCCGGCCTGTGCTTTGGGGAGCCGGGAGGTTTAGGCGGGGTAATGAGCGCCGCAGAGAGGGCTTGAGGCGCGCCCAGGAAATATGTGTGTCTGGGGGTTAAAATTCACCACCCTTCCCGGGATGCCGCCCCTAAGTGACTGGTCTGACCTCCTGAAGCTCCGAACACCCTTCCCTCGGGCCTTTTTCCGGCCTCTCCAGCCCTAACCCTGTCCGGCCTCCCGCCCCAGCCTGCAGCCGAGAAAGCGGGGACAGCGGACTGCGCCGCGCCCGGCAGCCTCTGGGCATGCTCCGTGGCGGGACCCGCTCCGCGCCAGGAGGGCGcgtcctccctcccccagggcggcggcggcgcctgCAGCAACTGCCGCCGTTCCCCGGCCTGGCTCACCTTTGGGGGTGGCGGAGCCACCTCGCCCGGTGGGAGCCAAGAgtgtccccccaaccccaccctgaGCCTTCAGGCCAGCCGAGGAGGGGCTGGCCCGAGAGGCGCGGAGGTGGGAGTGAGACCTCAGAGCTGCCTTCCGTTCCTTAGAAAGTAAAGCTCAGCTTGCTAGCGGAGCTGGGCTCCCAGcagccggcgggggcggggcggggccgagTGGGGGTGGTCTCCCAGCCCAGCGCGAGGTGCGAATTTAGTAGCCGCCCACTCTTCTCAGTCCCCGCCCTGAGGGAATTATAATTCTCTGAGAAAGTGTCTGGTTCTCGGAGAATCCTTGGGGGTGGGTGCAGGGGCGCGCCCCGCGCAAAATGGTTAAAACAAAGTCCATGCGCGCCCCGGGGTCCCTCTTACGGAAAGTCTGAGCGTGGGTGGCTGGGCACCCCCTTTGCTGATTTGAGGGTTAGTTACCCGGAGGAAGTCTTGTTGTCGCAGGGGAGGGATGGGATGAGGGAAGCCTCAGACTCGTGCCGGCTCCTACACCCCGGCCTCCTTGGGGGGCGCACCTCCAGCCAGGTGGGCGCGGGGTACTGGGCCGGGGCGTtcgcggcgggcggcgggcggctaGAGCTGGCTGGGCCCGGCGGctcactctctctgcctcctccccccagGATTACCGAGAGGATGGGATGGATCTAGGCAGTGAcgccggcagcagcagcagcagcagcagccgcgcCAGTTCACAGTCCAACTCCACCAAAGTGACCCCTTGCTCCGAGTGCAAATCCTCGTCGTCGCCGGGGGGCAGCCTGGACTTGGTGTCTGCCCTGGAGGACTATGAGGAGCCCTTCCCGGTCTACCAGAAGAAGGTGATTAATGAGTGGGCGCCGGAGGAGGacggggaggagaaggaagaggaggacgAGCGCGACGAGCGAGGATACCGGGATGACCGCTGTCCGGCCCGGGAACCGGGGGACGTGAGCGCCAGGGcccgcagcggcggcggcggcgggggcagAGGCGCCACCACCGCCATGCCACCCCCCGTGCCCAATGGCAACCTCCACCCGCACGACCCCCAGGACCTCAGGCACAATGGCAACGTGGTGGTGGCCAGTCGGCCGGGTGGTTCCCGGCCCCCCCGCCGGATGGTCCAGAAGCCTCAGCCGGCTGGGGGCCGGCGCGGCGGCCGGAGCCCGGCGGTCGGTGGCCTGTGCCCTCAGCCCACGGACAGCGGGACCTGTGTCCCGGAGGAGCCCCCAGTGCCCCCTATGGACTGGGAGGCGCTGGAGAAGCATCTGGCTGGGTTGCAGTTCCGGGAGCAGGAGGTGCGGAACCAGGGCCAGGCGAGGACCAACTCCACCTGCGTAAGTTGGCCGGGGTGCGTGCTCACGCGCGCACACGCGTACACACCCAGCGCACGGTCCGCACGCGCCCTCCCCGCGCTCCCGCGCTCCTGCGGCCCCATTCATCCTGCCGGGAGGGTGGGGGCCGGGCGGGAGAGCCTGCCTTCTCCCCTGGGGTACGGCTGCTTAATCTCTGAGCTGTCTGGGTTTTCAGGATAGGCGGAGAGGAGGGAGCGGCAGCCAGAGGGCAGCGGAAAGTCGGGTTAGTGGAACCAGCGACTCATT
Coding sequences:
- the SCHIP1 gene encoding schwannomin-interacting protein 1 isoform X1 → MREASDSCRLLHPGLLGGRTSSQDYREDGMDLGSDAGSSSSSSSRASSQSNSTKVTPCSECKSSSSPGGSLDLVSALEDYEEPFPVYQKKVINEWAPEEDGEEKEEEDERDERGYRDDRCPAREPGDVSARARSGGGGGGRGATTAMPPPVPNGNLHPHDPQDLRHNGNVVVASRPGGSRPPRRMVQKPQPAGGRRGGRSPAVGGLCPQPTDSGTCVPEEPPVPPMDWEALEKHLAGLQFREQEVRNQGQARTNSTCAQKNERESIRQKLALGSFFDDGPGIYTSCSKSGKPSLSSRLQSGMNLQICFVNDSGSDKDSDADDSKTETSLDTPLSPMSKQSSSYSDRDTTEEESESLDDMDFLTRQKKLQAEAKMALAMAKPMAKMQVEVEKQNRKKSPVADLLPHMPHISECLMKRSLKPTDLRDMTIGQLQVIVNDLHSQIESLNEELVQLLLIRDELHTEQDAMLVDIEDLTSLQTLPLSGKMLNECPLE
- the SCHIP1 gene encoding schwannomin-interacting protein 1 isoform X2, translating into MREASDSCRLLHPGLLGGRTSSQDYREDGMDLGSDAGSSSSSSSRASSQSNSTKVTPCSECKSSSSPGGSLDLVSALEDYEEPFPVYQKKVINEWAPEEDGEEKEEEDERDERGYRDDRCPAREPGDVSARARSGGGGGGRGATTAMPPPVPNGNLHPHDPQDLRHNGNVVVASRPGGSRPPRRMVQKPQPAGGRRGGRSPAVGGLCPQPTDSGTCVPEEPPVPPMDWEALEKHLAGLQFREQEVRNQGQARTNSTCAQKNERESIRQKLALGSFFDDGPGIYTSCSKSGKPSLSSRLQSGMNLQICFVNDSGSDKDSDADDSKTETSLDTPLSPMSKQSSSYSDRDTTEEESESLDDMDFLTRQKKLQAEAKMALAMAKPMAKMQVEVEKQNRKKSPVADLLPHMPHISECLMKRSLKPTDLRDMTIGQLQVIVNDLHSQIESLNEELVQLLLIRDELHTEQDAMLVDIEDLTRHAESQQKHMAEKMPAK